The Pontibacillus halophilus JSM 076056 = DSM 19796 genome has a segment encoding these proteins:
- a CDS encoding dihydrodipicolinate synthase family protein has translation MATSLSTDQLKLLHEGTVIPAHPLALTNDKSLDERRQRALTRYYIESGAGGIAVGVHTTQFEIRDPEVQLLEPVLRLASEEVERAGLTRPFLKIAGVCGPLEQALEEAKLAYSYGYDLILVSMGGLPSYSEREHLHRISELSSVLPVCGFYLQPSVGGRTFPYSFWKEFVEIEGVVAIKLAPFNRYQTLDVVRAVCESRRRDDVALYTGNDDNIVADLLTPYTFTVNGEQVTKHFAGGLLGQWAVWTSKAVELYEEIRVAKANKEIPLTLLQKGIELTDCNAVLFDVAHDFKGCIAGINEVLRRQGLLASSICLSEKEVLSKGQSQAIDRVYASYPHLTDDAFVSKHRSRWLHECKEATTKER, from the coding sequence ATGGCCACTTCGCTAAGTACAGACCAACTGAAACTTCTTCATGAAGGTACTGTCATTCCTGCTCATCCACTCGCCTTAACCAATGACAAGTCTTTGGATGAGAGAAGGCAACGAGCTTTAACCCGCTACTATATCGAAAGTGGTGCGGGTGGGATTGCCGTAGGAGTACACACGACTCAATTTGAAATCCGAGATCCAGAGGTTCAATTGTTAGAACCTGTGTTGCGCTTAGCTTCTGAAGAGGTGGAACGAGCAGGATTAACACGGCCATTCTTGAAAATCGCTGGAGTTTGCGGACCCCTTGAGCAAGCCTTGGAGGAAGCCAAACTTGCGTATTCTTACGGGTACGACCTCATTCTTGTAAGTATGGGTGGCTTGCCTTCTTATAGTGAACGTGAGCATCTTCATCGAATCTCTGAGCTATCTTCCGTATTGCCTGTATGTGGGTTTTACCTCCAGCCTTCTGTTGGAGGACGAACGTTTCCTTATTCGTTCTGGAAAGAATTCGTTGAGATCGAAGGGGTTGTTGCTATCAAGCTCGCCCCGTTTAATCGCTACCAGACACTCGATGTAGTTCGAGCTGTATGTGAGTCGAGACGTCGGGATGATGTCGCCCTCTACACTGGCAACGATGACAACATTGTTGCGGACTTACTCACTCCTTACACGTTTACAGTGAACGGAGAACAGGTCACAAAACACTTTGCAGGAGGGTTACTTGGACAATGGGCAGTGTGGACCAGCAAGGCGGTTGAATTATACGAAGAAATCCGTGTTGCAAAGGCGAATAAGGAAATCCCTCTAACCTTGTTGCAAAAAGGTATTGAATTAACAGATTGCAATGCAGTATTATTCGATGTTGCTCATGATTTTAAAGGGTGTATTGCAGGAATCAACGAGGTATTGAGGCGCCAAGGCTTACTTGCTTCTTCAATTTGTTTAAGTGAGAAGGAAGTGTTGAGCAAAGGCCAATCACAAGCAATCGATCGAGTCTACGCTTCTTATCCACATTTAACCGACGATGCTTTCGTCAGTAAACACCGGTCTCGTTGGCTACATGAGTGCAAGGAAGCTACTACGAAGGAGCGGTAA
- a CDS encoding alginate lyase family protein, translating to MAYFYERKDREQIVKLCKDLWPLEVHEVLHRANLATENTFIFTHRWDMELCETPVTFYDKIDWTYEHKGDFEWTVNLNRSRFMNELGQAYWLTEDEKYAEAFIRLLKDWISQNPLTPDEIQDSQKREYNVKATWRKLDSGIRIANWIRGYTCIRESPLWTQEFDSLFLDAVTLHGRYLRTAFTNHDAQSNWGFLETNGLFQIALCFPQLQASPEWLQVATTRLEKMCRLQVFEDGMHNEQSPMYHHEVLHCLFESVWLAKLNDYELPLSIENSLKRLYTASVNIIKPTGKQPMLSDSDDTDIRDVLTRGACLFKRSELKSQGYNTLDYEGIWYFGSKGAALYEALQSTIPDYTSIYLPQSGYAISRTNWSETAHYTLLDVGHMDVIRAHGHDDLMHLELSLFGEDFLIDTGRYTYMENEDRAYFKEAFQHNTATVDGIGMTPYIDSWTWGRAAQPIAPYFKTTSIYDYVEVSHDGYWKLNDPVHPKRRLLFVKPYYWLLIDEFKSHSTHAYTEHFHFAESLDISVDPSNTCVTASSPSGKGARLLSLTNVVTNKAECSISRHYNQKHPSTKVTFTTTGSGTTCMITIIEPFSHSDVPLQFQKVEAQSTKGTTFLEEEVTALTVSHKGGNDHILVSHEGPNSFLFNEIHATGEVIFAREDKDIHVVKV from the coding sequence ATGGCCTATTTCTATGAAAGGAAAGACCGTGAACAAATTGTTAAACTGTGCAAAGACCTCTGGCCGTTAGAAGTCCATGAAGTGTTGCATCGAGCTAATTTGGCTACGGAGAATACGTTTATATTTACTCATCGCTGGGATATGGAGCTATGTGAAACACCTGTGACGTTCTATGACAAGATTGATTGGACGTACGAACATAAAGGAGACTTCGAATGGACAGTCAATTTGAACCGCTCGAGGTTTATGAATGAATTAGGTCAGGCGTATTGGTTAACAGAGGATGAGAAGTATGCGGAGGCCTTCATACGACTACTGAAAGATTGGATCAGCCAGAATCCGCTTACACCCGATGAAATTCAGGATAGTCAGAAACGTGAATACAATGTCAAAGCAACATGGCGGAAGTTAGACAGCGGTATTCGTATAGCAAACTGGATTCGGGGCTACACCTGTATTCGCGAATCTCCCTTGTGGACACAAGAATTCGATTCATTGTTTTTAGACGCGGTGACTCTACATGGTAGGTATTTGCGAACTGCCTTTACCAATCATGATGCGCAAAGCAACTGGGGGTTTCTAGAGACCAATGGGTTGTTTCAAATTGCGTTATGCTTCCCACAATTACAAGCATCGCCAGAATGGCTGCAGGTTGCGACTACACGTCTTGAGAAGATGTGTCGGCTTCAAGTGTTTGAGGATGGCATGCACAACGAACAAAGTCCTATGTATCATCATGAAGTGTTGCATTGCTTGTTTGAGTCGGTGTGGCTTGCGAAACTTAACGACTATGAGCTCCCTCTATCCATAGAAAATTCTCTGAAACGTTTGTATACCGCATCGGTAAACATCATCAAGCCTACTGGGAAACAACCTATGTTGAGTGATAGCGATGATACGGATATAAGGGACGTGCTCACTCGAGGGGCTTGCCTGTTCAAGCGTTCCGAGTTAAAGAGTCAAGGCTATAATACGCTTGATTATGAAGGAATATGGTATTTCGGTTCGAAAGGAGCCGCTCTATACGAGGCATTACAATCAACTATACCTGACTACACCTCTATTTATCTTCCACAAAGTGGCTATGCCATTTCACGGACAAATTGGTCTGAAACTGCACACTATACACTTCTTGATGTAGGCCATATGGATGTCATACGCGCGCATGGTCATGACGACTTAATGCATTTGGAGTTATCCCTATTTGGTGAAGACTTTCTGATTGATACGGGTAGGTACACGTACATGGAGAATGAAGATCGGGCTTATTTCAAAGAAGCGTTCCAGCATAATACAGCGACCGTTGATGGAATCGGCATGACTCCTTATATCGACTCGTGGACGTGGGGACGTGCGGCACAACCAATTGCCCCTTATTTTAAGACGACATCCATCTACGATTATGTGGAAGTGAGCCATGATGGCTATTGGAAGCTTAATGACCCTGTTCATCCCAAGCGTCGATTATTGTTTGTCAAACCTTACTACTGGTTGTTAATTGATGAATTTAAGTCTCACTCAACTCATGCGTACACCGAACACTTTCACTTCGCCGAGTCGTTAGACATTTCCGTTGATCCTTCCAATACATGCGTAACTGCTTCTAGCCCTAGTGGAAAAGGGGCTCGCCTGCTCTCTCTTACAAATGTGGTAACGAATAAGGCGGAGTGCTCCATCTCAAGACACTACAATCAAAAGCACCCATCAACTAAAGTGACGTTCACCACGACTGGTAGCGGAACGACCTGCATGATTACAATCATCGAACCTTTCTCACATTCTGATGTTCCTCTTCAATTTCAAAAAGTTGAAGCACAATCCACAAAAGGGACGACGTTCTTAGAGGAGGAAGTCACTGCCTTAACTGTATCGCATAAAGGGGGAAACGATCATATTCTCGTGTCGCATGAAGGCCCAAATAGCTTCTTATTTAATGAAATTCATGCAACAGGGGAGGTGATCTTTGCTCGGGAGGACAAGGATATTCATGTCGTGAAAGTATAG
- a CDS encoding DUF7594 domain-containing protein: MKTKWGLMFLCCIAMVLISKQNVHAEATIEITSHSNGDVISSSTTMVQGTYTDVEDMVLIVDGGRTHEVIEDKAEGTWSYELDTSLLEGDIELIVKGTNLETSYSAWSSPVTIAVDNPIVDTPKVTILNPKEGEALTNQTSVSVSVSGKHTLDKVDVRINGGKWIRAKQTGIRYTVNFYPNIDDVSSYSIEARATDNKGNIGFSQTTYVHDSMVLPTPEPLLNQDRAMWIWEKASYNLLYNDGSRELLKAFANDTSTFQQDRITTLYLGIDQYEGVDMVEEERERVRNLISWAHNEGFQVHALIAGGTKPPHFGAFERYHPVAIKELESILNYNLSSSQSERFDGVNVDIEPYIAPEFKQDKPSLQLQYLDLLQQMMDRKQAAHSNLAIGAAIPNWYDTSTHASSITWGRNGETEQTKWLSEHVQDVLDYISIMDYRDVAEGSAGIIERARGEIQYAEGIGKPHSVVLGVETKDIADGGDPETITFREEGRTYMEEQLDLVNTAYLESSSYGGIALHHYDTIRDLPSEWSPNGFYWTPPEDNEPPTSLLEEPTANTIDYESISLSYGRAFDNYEIDYYEIHRGLSQGFAPTEDTLAGEARGLSFHDSGLQSDTEYVYKVIPVDVSGNKGPESSEATAHTDATTLQSLIIKDSSIVYDDDKVKVTFTIIDGETGSPVEATMRGRFEYRSGKVVTGKTDATGTVSFVSESIPTESGTVGFKVNTIRKDGYYWEKPLPSLWRLETSWEKQRYLPTDDAFVRSDSYAKNNYGSESFLEIKTVAEGIKNYNRKAWMQFMPEERGSEVNQATLSFYVDRDVRDATVQGVDIDVVGANTLPWNEDSITWENQPTSTLKRIGTVTITKPGWYSIDVTDLMKEQQGETVSFSLTDPNRTDRLVLLHSKEHENAPILSIQ; this comes from the coding sequence ATGAAAACAAAATGGGGATTGATGTTCTTGTGCTGCATAGCCATGGTCCTAATTAGCAAGCAGAATGTTCATGCAGAGGCAACTATAGAAATTACATCTCATTCAAATGGGGATGTAATTTCTAGTTCGACTACTATGGTCCAAGGGACGTACACAGATGTTGAAGACATGGTTCTTATCGTAGATGGGGGAAGAACGCATGAGGTAATTGAGGACAAAGCAGAGGGGACATGGTCTTATGAACTAGACACTTCCTTGTTAGAAGGTGACATTGAGCTCATCGTTAAAGGGACCAATTTAGAAACCAGTTATTCAGCATGGTCTAGTCCGGTTACGATTGCCGTAGATAATCCAATCGTTGACACACCGAAGGTCACAATATTGAATCCTAAAGAGGGAGAAGCATTAACAAATCAGACGAGTGTATCTGTCAGTGTGTCAGGTAAGCATACACTGGACAAAGTGGATGTACGCATTAATGGCGGGAAATGGATACGTGCGAAACAAACAGGAATTCGTTATACAGTCAACTTCTATCCGAACATTGATGATGTCTCTTCTTATAGCATAGAAGCAAGAGCAACGGATAACAAAGGAAATATAGGCTTTAGTCAAACGACATACGTGCACGACAGCATGGTGTTACCTACTCCAGAACCTTTGTTAAATCAAGACCGAGCTATGTGGATATGGGAGAAAGCATCTTATAATTTGTTGTACAACGATGGGTCGAGGGAACTGCTTAAAGCATTTGCTAACGATACCTCAACCTTTCAACAAGACCGGATTACTACGCTATACCTTGGCATCGACCAATATGAAGGTGTAGATATGGTTGAAGAAGAGCGGGAGCGAGTTCGGAATTTAATATCATGGGCACACAATGAAGGGTTTCAAGTACATGCGCTCATTGCTGGCGGAACGAAACCACCACATTTCGGCGCTTTTGAGCGATACCACCCTGTCGCGATAAAAGAACTCGAATCAATCCTCAACTACAACTTATCTTCCTCACAATCAGAACGGTTCGATGGGGTCAATGTAGATATAGAACCGTATATAGCCCCCGAATTTAAACAAGATAAACCTTCCTTACAGCTACAGTACCTCGACTTATTACAGCAAATGATGGATCGAAAACAAGCTGCTCATTCTAATTTAGCTATCGGAGCCGCAATTCCAAACTGGTATGACACCTCTACCCACGCAAGTTCTATTACATGGGGACGAAACGGAGAAACAGAACAAACAAAATGGCTTTCTGAACATGTGCAAGATGTGCTCGATTATATCTCCATCATGGATTACCGTGACGTAGCAGAAGGTTCAGCAGGCATCATTGAACGGGCGCGTGGAGAAATCCAATACGCAGAAGGTATTGGGAAACCACATTCTGTAGTCTTGGGTGTGGAAACGAAAGATATAGCCGACGGTGGGGACCCTGAAACCATTACCTTCCGAGAAGAGGGCCGGACTTATATGGAGGAGCAATTAGATCTTGTGAATACAGCCTATTTAGAATCTTCTTCCTATGGGGGAATTGCCTTGCATCACTATGATACGATTCGTGACCTTCCTTCTGAATGGTCACCAAATGGATTCTATTGGACGCCACCAGAAGATAATGAGCCTCCTACATCCTTATTAGAAGAGCCAACTGCCAATACGATTGATTATGAATCGATTTCCCTTTCGTATGGCAGAGCGTTCGACAATTATGAGATTGACTATTACGAGATTCATAGAGGTTTATCACAAGGATTTGCACCTACAGAAGATACGTTAGCAGGAGAAGCGAGAGGCTTATCATTTCATGACAGTGGATTGCAAAGTGACACAGAGTATGTCTATAAAGTAATACCAGTAGATGTGAGCGGGAATAAAGGTCCAGAGTCATCTGAGGCAACTGCTCACACGGATGCTACAACCTTACAATCATTGATAATCAAAGATTCTTCCATTGTTTACGATGATGACAAAGTAAAGGTAACCTTTACTATAATCGACGGAGAGACGGGAAGTCCTGTTGAAGCAACGATGCGGGGACGATTCGAATATCGGAGTGGAAAAGTCGTGACAGGAAAGACGGACGCGACGGGGACCGTCTCATTCGTTTCAGAGTCCATTCCAACAGAAAGCGGAACAGTAGGCTTTAAAGTCAATACCATTAGGAAAGACGGCTATTATTGGGAGAAACCATTGCCGAGTCTATGGAGACTAGAGACTTCATGGGAGAAGCAGCGTTATTTACCGACGGACGACGCATTTGTGAGAAGTGATAGCTATGCGAAGAATAACTACGGCAGCGAATCTTTCCTTGAAATAAAGACTGTAGCTGAAGGAATAAAGAACTATAATCGAAAAGCTTGGATGCAATTTATGCCTGAAGAGAGAGGGAGTGAGGTTAATCAAGCTACACTTAGTTTCTACGTAGATCGTGACGTTAGAGACGCAACGGTTCAAGGGGTTGATATTGATGTAGTAGGGGCAAATACTCTGCCATGGAATGAAGATTCGATTACTTGGGAGAATCAGCCTACATCTACTTTAAAGAGAATTGGAACGGTTACGATCACAAAGCCTGGGTGGTATTCCATTGATGTCACTGATTTAATGAAAGAACAACAGGGAGAAACGGTTTCTTTCAGTTTAACTGATCCGAATCGAACCGATCGCCTCGTTCTTCTTCACAGTAAAGAACATGAGAACGCTCCAATCTTGTCGATACAATAA
- a CDS encoding HD domain-containing phosphohydrolase, which produces MTTFQSFQRSMFLNYVFGSLIAVFGVGSLFIFHTLTLTLNEIVLLILIMVGSVGIMGVLELRSYFRHVEPIKKWLVGEQTDRDTVHRAYIQLHRFPMLTVKRILGPHLFGLSVPASLVAYVCIERSWIDLPLIYIVYAWAGAILIAIMHALIEFYLTARTVQHVLRTLHSSYSLSFSLPPTEQVSMKGKLLASTLFTALFPVLLFVLASQVRLSEGRVYTQQQYWSWASVIVAAITCIALVSALLLFRNMESPILELEHSFQAVSKGEFREVDNVYSDEFSSLVTGFNDMVKGIKVRDHRNEALLESFFTVFAATLDARDPYTAGHSERVAAYSVQIATYAGWEEDQIDLLRKSALLHDIGKIGVRDAVLLKEGRLTAEEFSIIQQHPAIGERILKQVQLPAELHPILPGVRHHHERYDGKGYPDQLSGEDIPIFGRIMAVADAYDAMTSDRPYRKGMPIDKALRIIEEGKGTQWDPYFAELFLELMTVTSYSVKESAAGFE; this is translated from the coding sequence ATGACCACATTTCAGTCTTTTCAAAGAAGTATGTTTCTGAACTACGTCTTCGGATCGCTTATCGCGGTCTTTGGCGTTGGTAGTCTATTTATCTTTCATACACTGACGCTTACCTTAAATGAAATCGTCCTTCTCATCTTGATTATGGTAGGCTCTGTAGGAATAATGGGGGTCTTGGAATTACGTTCATACTTTCGGCATGTTGAACCAATTAAGAAATGGCTTGTAGGTGAACAAACGGATAGAGACACAGTCCATAGAGCCTACATTCAACTCCATCGTTTCCCAATGTTAACGGTGAAGCGTATTTTAGGTCCTCACTTGTTCGGATTGTCTGTACCTGCATCACTTGTTGCTTACGTATGTATTGAAAGAAGTTGGATTGACTTACCTCTCATTTATATTGTCTATGCCTGGGCAGGGGCTATATTAATTGCCATTATGCATGCACTTATTGAATTTTACTTAACCGCTCGCACTGTCCAGCACGTATTAAGAACGTTGCATTCCTCCTATTCACTGTCTTTCTCTCTGCCACCAACGGAACAGGTGAGCATGAAAGGGAAATTACTAGCGAGTACGCTGTTTACAGCTCTTTTTCCAGTACTATTATTCGTGTTAGCATCTCAAGTTCGTTTATCAGAGGGACGTGTGTATACTCAACAACAATACTGGAGTTGGGCTTCTGTGATTGTAGCGGCCATCACGTGCATTGCCTTAGTTAGTGCCTTATTATTGTTTCGTAACATGGAATCACCGATTCTTGAACTTGAGCACTCCTTTCAAGCAGTGAGTAAGGGGGAATTCAGGGAGGTAGACAACGTGTACTCAGATGAATTCTCAAGCCTTGTTACTGGGTTTAACGATATGGTGAAGGGCATTAAAGTTCGCGATCATCGTAATGAAGCTTTGCTTGAAAGCTTCTTCACTGTATTTGCCGCAACATTAGATGCACGAGACCCCTACACCGCTGGTCACTCAGAACGTGTGGCCGCCTATAGCGTACAAATCGCAACTTATGCAGGGTGGGAAGAAGATCAGATTGACTTATTAAGGAAATCGGCTCTGCTACACGATATTGGGAAGATTGGAGTACGCGACGCTGTCTTATTGAAAGAAGGGAGACTAACAGCTGAAGAGTTCTCGATTATTCAACAACACCCTGCTATAGGAGAACGAATCTTGAAACAGGTTCAACTGCCTGCGGAGCTTCATCCCATTCTACCTGGGGTACGCCATCATCACGAGCGTTATGATGGGAAAGGCTATCCAGATCAACTAAGCGGGGAGGATATCCCAATCTTTGGTAGGATTATGGCTGTGGCAGATGCCTATGATGCTATGACTTCTGATCGCCCTTATCGGAAGGGAATGCCGATTGACAAGGCCTTACGCATCATTGAAGAGGGTAAAGGTACACAATGGGATCCATATTTCGCGGAACTATTTCTAGAGCTTATGACCGTCACGTCATACTCAGTTAAAGAGAGCGCAGCCGGATTCGAATAG
- a CDS encoding NAD-dependent epimerase/dehydratase family protein: MRTGYELDEWMSRPSNKLIRDLEQLDGDIMILGVGGKMGPTLAKLAYNAVKEGDSSKRVLAVSRFRNGTLQEELEAYGIETIAADLLDEEQLQRLPQVRNIMYMVGQKFGTTGKEHMTWAMNSYLPGRIAEKYKDSRIVSFSTGNVYPLSSITHGGVSEEDSVQPNGEYAQSCLGRERVFSYFSHKYGTQQLHFRLNYAVDLRYGVLLELAKAVYQEQPIDLSMGHVNVIWQGDANEMALRAFLHCQSPPQILNVTGPETLSVRWIAERFGERFGKNPLFIGKEQDTALLSNASKAHQWFGYPSVTIREMLTLTADWLEAEGEMLQKPTHFQEREGKY, translated from the coding sequence ATGAGAACAGGATATGAGTTAGACGAATGGATGAGTCGACCTTCAAATAAGCTTATTCGAGACCTTGAGCAGCTGGACGGGGACATCATGATTCTAGGTGTTGGAGGTAAGATGGGACCAACCCTTGCAAAACTCGCTTATAACGCGGTTAAGGAAGGAGACTCTTCAAAACGAGTGTTGGCAGTCTCCCGATTCAGAAATGGAACTCTTCAAGAAGAGTTAGAAGCATATGGTATCGAAACAATAGCGGCCGATTTATTGGATGAAGAGCAGTTACAGCGTTTACCTCAGGTCAGAAATATCATGTATATGGTTGGCCAGAAATTCGGAACGACAGGGAAAGAACATATGACATGGGCCATGAATTCCTACTTACCTGGCAGGATTGCAGAGAAGTACAAAGACTCACGAATTGTATCGTTTTCTACTGGGAACGTATACCCGTTGAGCTCGATTACACATGGTGGGGTATCAGAAGAAGATTCCGTACAACCGAATGGAGAATATGCTCAATCTTGTCTTGGTAGGGAACGAGTTTTTTCCTACTTCTCACACAAATATGGAACACAACAACTTCACTTTCGTTTAAATTATGCGGTTGATCTTCGTTATGGGGTCTTACTAGAATTGGCCAAAGCAGTCTATCAAGAACAGCCTATTGATTTGTCAATGGGCCATGTGAATGTCATTTGGCAAGGGGATGCAAATGAAATGGCACTTCGAGCTTTCTTACATTGCCAATCGCCTCCTCAAATTTTAAATGTGACAGGTCCAGAAACGTTGTCTGTTCGATGGATTGCAGAACGGTTTGGTGAAAGATTTGGGAAGAATCCATTATTCATCGGGAAAGAGCAAGATACTGCGCTACTTAGTAACGCCTCAAAAGCACATCAATGGTTCGGGTATCCATCTGTGACGATTCGGGAAATGCTTACTCTAACAGCAGACTGGCTTGAAGCAGAGGGGGAGATGCTTCAGAAGCCCACTCATTTCCAAGAACGGGAGGGGAAATATTGA
- a CDS encoding YueI family protein, whose amino-acid sequence MSQKDVDDIIQEGIYGKRETKPDERRRFLGTIRERVVLALTKGQLMQDKALQELESAMQEHRNTTLLLNGEVSSRFMTEEKRLAEKYSIPYTEVSNQGTSTDLGAVLTYDYAVDIEEIFVSDKEEVTHEEPSFFDKVKGWFSGK is encoded by the coding sequence ATGAGCCAAAAAGATGTAGACGACATTATTCAAGAAGGAATATACGGAAAACGTGAGACGAAGCCTGATGAACGAAGAAGATTCCTCGGAACCATTCGAGAACGAGTTGTGTTGGCACTAACGAAGGGGCAGCTTATGCAAGATAAAGCCCTTCAAGAGCTAGAATCTGCCATGCAAGAACACCGCAATACCACCTTGCTGTTAAATGGAGAAGTGTCTTCCCGATTTATGACAGAAGAAAAGAGATTAGCTGAGAAGTATTCGATTCCATATACTGAAGTCTCAAACCAAGGCACAAGCACAGATCTCGGTGCGGTGCTCACGTACGATTACGCAGTGGATATTGAAGAAATCTTTGTCTCTGATAAAGAAGAAGTAACTCATGAAGAGCCTTCTTTCTTTGACAAGGTAAAGGGATGGTTTAGCGGAAAATAA
- a CDS encoding S1 RNA-binding domain-containing protein, translating into MKDTQVGTIKVCNVLRQIETGYVLGLGDEEVLLHHNEAEHELENGEEVEVFLYHNKRGDLVGTMNIPSVTTDDYNWVSVKEVVPRLGVFVDIGTVKDILVSEDDLPLFETLWPQPGDEVFVRLITDKKGRLLAKPATETVMEDYFETAPKELLHKSVSGRIYRSTQIGSFLVTEDGYRGFIHHLERKEEPRFGEWMTARVIDVKEDGSLNLSLRPVKEEALGKDAEEILAYLKEEGGKMRFTDKSDPDAIRDEFQISKAAFKRALGRLMKDKRIQQKDGMTYLLDE; encoded by the coding sequence ATGAAAGACACGCAAGTAGGTACCATAAAGGTATGCAACGTACTTCGCCAGATTGAGACAGGCTATGTGCTTGGGTTGGGCGATGAAGAGGTGCTGTTGCATCATAACGAAGCAGAACATGAACTAGAGAACGGTGAAGAAGTAGAGGTCTTTCTTTACCACAATAAACGTGGGGATCTTGTTGGAACTATGAACATCCCATCCGTTACAACCGATGACTACAACTGGGTATCTGTGAAAGAGGTGGTGCCAAGGTTGGGTGTGTTCGTGGATATCGGTACGGTGAAGGATATCCTCGTTTCAGAAGATGACCTTCCACTATTCGAGACGCTTTGGCCACAGCCAGGTGATGAAGTGTTCGTACGTCTTATTACGGATAAGAAAGGACGATTGTTGGCTAAGCCAGCTACCGAAACGGTGATGGAGGATTATTTCGAAACTGCGCCTAAAGAGCTGCTTCATAAGAGTGTATCTGGCCGAATCTATCGCTCCACCCAAATTGGTTCTTTCCTTGTAACGGAAGATGGCTACCGAGGCTTTATCCACCATCTTGAACGGAAAGAAGAACCACGATTTGGTGAATGGATGACAGCTAGAGTTATTGATGTGAAAGAGGATGGCTCGTTAAACCTTTCCTTGCGTCCAGTTAAGGAAGAGGCTTTAGGGAAAGACGCTGAAGAGATTCTCGCTTACTTGAAGGAAGAAGGCGGCAAGATGAGATTCACGGATAAAAGCGATCCAGACGCAATTCGGGACGAATTTCAAATTAGTAAGGCTGCCTTTAAACGCGCCCTTGGTCGCCTGATGAAGGATAAACGAATACAGCAGAAAGATGGAATGACGTATCTTCTAGATGAGTAG